Proteins co-encoded in one Aspergillus fumigatus Af293 chromosome 6, whole genome shotgun sequence genomic window:
- a CDS encoding WD40 repeat domain-containing protein: protein MASNQFAVANPPADAISALKFSPDPNSTRIVVSSWDKNVYLYDLRDENGNVSEGKLLQKFEHRAPVLDLCFGENEDVIYTAGLDWDVRKIDVTSSTQTVLSSHNAGVRCVAYSKEHNIVISASWDSTLHVHRVNTEADSIPAIIPLPSKPFSMSLTATKLVVAMASRSLHIYDLKALALLTDQSDATSPNKVDIEPWQRRESSLKFMTRCVACMPDDAGYASSSIEGRVAVEWFDPSAESQARKYAFKCHRQTADDVDVVYPVNTLAFHPIHGTFASGGGDGVVALWDGIAKRRIRQYQKYPSSIAAVDFSGNGKYLAIAVSPGFEDGKDDVSEGTVRIYVRELGETEAKGKGAK from the exons ATGGCATCAA ATCAATTCGCCGTCGCAAATCCGCCTGCAGATGCCATCTCCGCTTTGAAGTTCTCGCCGGATCCAAATTCAACGCGAATTGTCGTTTCATCATGGGACAAGAACGTCTACCTTTATGATCTGAGGGACGAGAATGGAAACGTTAGTGAAGGGAAGCTGTTACAAAAGTTTGAACATCGTGCGCCGGTGCTTGACCTGTGTTTTGGCGAGAATGAGGATGTGATCTACACAGCGGGTTTGGATTGGGACGTCCGAAA GATCGATGTCACATCATCTACACAGACAGTGCTTAGCAGCCATAACGCTGGGGTCCGGTGTGTCGCCTACAGCAAGGAGCATAACATTGTCATATCTGCGTCGTGGGACTCGACGCTACATGTGCACCGCGTGAATACTGAAGCCGACTCTATCCCCGCAAtcattcctcttccttcaaAGCCGTTCTCCATGTCTCTCACCGCCACGAAACTCGTTGTTGCCATGGCCTCGCGTTCCCTCCACATTTACGACCTGAAAGCATTGGCACTCCTTACAGACCAGTCGGACGCCACATCTCCCAACAAGGTTGATATCGAGCCATGGCAGCGACGAGAGAGCAGTCTCAAATTTATGACCCGCTGTGTTGCGTGCATGCCCGATGACGCTGGCTACGCATCCTCGAGCATTGAGGGACGAGTCGCAGTCGAGTGGTTCGATCCGTCTGCTGAGTCACAAGCACGGAAATATGCTTTCAAGTGTCATCGGCAGACGGCTGATGATGTTGACGTGGTATATCCCGTGAACACGCTTGCGTTCCACCCCATCCATGGAACATTCGCGTCcggcggtggtgatggtgtcgtTGCACTTTGGGATGGAATTgcgaagaggaggatcaggCAGTATCAGAAATACCCATCGAgcattgctgctgttgatTTCAGCGGCAATGGAAAGTACTTGGCGATTGCTGTTAGCCCTGGTTTTGAAGACGGAAAAGACGATGTCTCAGAGGGAACTGTCCGAATCTATGTGCGCGAATTGGGCGAGACTGAGGCGAAAGGAAAGGGTGCGAAATAA
- the cfmB gene encoding CFEM domain-containing protein — MHFSRTSLILFAAGLASAQLPNVPGCSLDCFVAALSADGCSSLTDFACHCQKPELVSNITPCVQSACNIADQSSVSVAVVSQCSAAGHPISVPPVGAASTTASETATTTESSTQTTTGTSSTASKTSSSAASSTPSSSSASSSHHHSSSSALTTRTLTSTEPSSQSTSASAAATTTLSGNAGSEKANVAGVVAVAAAALYLL, encoded by the exons ATGCACTTCTCTCGTACttccctcatcctcttcgctgCTGGCCTCGCCAGTGCGCAGCTACCAAATGTCCCCGGCTGTTCT CTGGATTGCTTCGTCGCTGCTCTCTCCGCTGACGGATGCTCATCCTTAACCGACTTCGCCTGCCACTGCCAGAAGCCTGAACTCGTTTCGAACATCACGCCTTGTGTGCAGAGCGCCTGCAACATTGCCGATCAGTCTT CTGTTTCCGTTGCTGTCGTCTCCCAGTGCTCTGCTGCCGGCCACCCAATCTCTGTGCCCCCTGTTGGCGCTGCCAGCACCACAGCTTCGGAGACAGCCACCACTACGGAGTCATCAACCCAGACCACAACTGGCACCTCATCCACTGCCTCTAaaacctcctcctcggcagcCTCTTCAaccccctcttcctcctcggcctctaGCTCACACCATCACTCATCTAGCTCTGCATTGACCACTCGCACCTTGACGAGCACAGAACCAAGCTCTCAATCTACCAGCGCCAGTGCTGCTGCAACTACCACTCTATCCGGCAACGCTGGTTCCGAGAAGGCAAATGTGGCAGGTGTTGTTGCCGTGGCGGCCGCTGCTCTCTACTTGCTGTAG
- a CDS encoding ribose-5-phosphate isomerase RKI1, translated as MASVIEAAKRAAGKAAVANHYPKDAKFVGIGSGSTIVYVVEAIKESGIDTSMTRYVPTGFQSKQLILSAGLTAVDFDSLPEGTVLDVAFDGADEVDDELNLIKGGGACLFQEKIVALQAKEFICVADSRKLQSRLLTNWKYIPIEVAPIAAPRVLTKLRELGSIQPAIRPSGTSKGPLKTDQDFYIIDAPFPPLLTKADVAAGKDGSGKGGIWEVDALAQAIKMIAGVLEVGIFSGVTGPQAQALGGVGGQKPIAAYFGMPDGTVSVRKAIS; from the exons ATGGCCAGTGTAATCGAGGCCGCAAAGCGCGCCGCCGGTAAGGCCGCTGTCGCCAACCACTACCCCAAAGATGCCAAATTTGTCGGTATCGGTAGCGGATCTACTATTGTATATGTTGTCGAGGCTATCAAAGAATCTGGCATTGATACCTCTATGACAAGATACGTTCCCACCGGCTTCCAATCAAAACAGCTCATCCTTTCCGCCGGCTTGACAGCAGTCGATTTTGATTCACTACCCGAAGGAACCGTACTTGATGTCGCCTTTGATGGTGCGGACGAGGTTGACGATGAGCTCAACTTAATAAAGGGCGGCGGCGCCTGTCTTTTTCAGGAGAAAATTGTGGCTCTGCAGGCCAAGGAGTTCATCTGCGTGGCAG ACTCGCGCAAACTCCAGTCTCGTCTCCTCACGAATTGGAAATATATTCCCATTGAGGTGGCACCTATTGCCGCCCCTCGTGTCCTAACCAAGCTGCGAGAGTTGGGCAGCATTCAGCCTGCCATTCGGCCCAGCGGCACCTCCAAGGGACCCCTGAAGACTGATCAGGACTTCTACATCATTGACGCTCCTTTCCCTCCATTGCTCACCAAGGCTGACGTCGCCGCTGGTAAAGATGGGAGCGGAAAGGGAGGAATCTGGGAGGTTGATGCCCTGGCGCAGGCGATTAAGATGATTGCGGGCGTACTGGAGGTTGGCATTTTCTCCGGTGTGACGGGACCTCAGGCTCAAGCGCTTGGAGGTGTTGGAGGCCAGAAGCCCATCGCTGCTTACTTTGGCATGCCCGACGGCACAGTATCGGTTAGGAAGGCCATTTCTTAG
- a CDS encoding tRNA-splicing endonuclease subunit SEN54 family protein: MHNALSYPRLHHPKHRIVGVYAPDGPAAPSIAPVTEGETQNTELKSGKARGTKLGVHQDACVYVANPKGQFFKTMGQGDRWNRVWLLPEEALYMLERGSLEIRWPVSATGCGDAGNAGDSGIPMSLQAAYACFIGRGGLTIDRFTVYTGLKRLGYTLTRAPAWYDDTEESSVGSETQEPVRVGAGLVGVYEQFMKWLQTPSPRTATLPLVGIGIHRSYSDIYRKLSIIPWHDPTLPQSKAPRTEAPFRVVFHVYKPSTPFRKSAPPAPDLRIAVIDSRTHSMPTLSQLGALLESTPLDPPQGEKMDRQLYMRLRQGYRNVILAVIDQGVVSYLRVADAAFGKEKLYENRGTTQGNKVGGFSKSKKKPKGR, from the exons ATGCATAATGCCCTCTCGTACCCGCGACTCCACCACCCAAAACACAGGATCGTTGGCGTATACGCGCCAGACGGACCTGCAGCACCTTCGATAGCGCCCGTCACGGAAGGCGAAACGCAGAACACCGAGTTGAAGTCGGGGAAAGCCAGGGGGACGAAGCTGGGTGTTCATCAGGACGCGTGTGTGTACGTGGCCAATCCCAAGGGCCAGTTCTTCAAGACGATGGGCCAAGGGGACCGGTGGAATAGGGTGTGGTTGCTTCCTGAGGAGGCGCTGTACATGCTTGAAAGAGGGAGCCTGGAGATTCGGTGGCCAGTTTCCGCGACGGGGTGCGGAGATGCTGGGAATGCGGGCGACTCGGGGATTCCTATGAGCTTGCAGGCGGCGTATGCGTGTTTTATTGGGCGCGGTGGGTTGACCATCGATAGGTTTACGGTTTATACGGGGTTGAAACGTCTGGGTTATACGCTTACTCGGGCGCCTGCGTGGTATGATGATACGGAGGAATCGAGTGTTGGTTCAGAGACACAGGAGCCCGTTCGGGTTGGTGCTGGTTTAGTAGGGGTGTATGAGCAGTTCATGAAATGGCTTCAGACTCCGAGTCCTAGGACTGCGACATTACCCCTTGTCGGTATTGGAATCCATCGCAGCTACA GTGATATCTACCGCAAGCTTTCCATTATACCCTGGCATGATCCTACACTCCCCCAGTCTAAAGCTCCACGAACGGAAGCTCCTTTCCGCGTTGTCTTCCATGTCTACAAACCTTCAACGCCCTTCCGCAAGTCTGCTCCTCCCGCTCCCGATCTCAGGATTGCTGTCATCGACTCCCGCACTCATTCTATGCCCACACTCTCACAGCTGGGCGCTTTGCTCGAAAGCACGCCGCTGGATCCGCCGCAAGGCGAAAAAATGGACAGACAGCTCTATATGCGGTTACGGCAAGGGTATCGAAACGTCATTCTCGCCGTTATAGACCAAGGTGTTGTGAGTTACCTGCGAGTTGCGGATGCCGCGTTTGGAAAGGAAAAGCTATACGAGAACAGAGGCACTACCCAAGGAAATAAGGTAGGAGGGTTTTCGAAATCAAAAAAGAAACCTAAGGGGAGATGA
- the ulaA gene encoding NEDD8-activating enzyme E1 regulatory subunit, protein MTDTFPAALVGPSSKERKYDRQLRLWAASGQQALEESRVLLVNSDGSWGDQGTGVSGVAGVETLKNLVLPGIGGFTIVDPAVVTEPDLGVNFFLESESLGKSRAEETCRLLRELNPDVEGSFRPKSISEVLQQEPDFLAQHRLVLISGPVKRSTLDTVCNAAKALNIPVLYLRSVGFYSVFSLQLPADFPIVETHPDPEATQDLRLLNPWPELAAAGASISNLDSMDDHQHGHVPYVLLLLHYLEKWKQAHDGKVPSNYKEKSEFREFVRASARTNNAEGGEENYDEAVAAVLKSLNPFSLRGSIREIFEMDQCKNLKQNSAEFWLIAAAVHEFYQTHKVLPLPGSLPDMKAQSADYVSLQNIYKSKARKDVEEVTATVRRLEAQLGPRAAVIPDKDIEIFCKNAAHIKVIHGRDIPRINGDAQTLKAITDNLSSSEALVPIFIACQILDDIVTDIQESNIADVSLDDESLWNTHIQQVISNLASDPTAIDERAREKILEATQELRRTEGGELHNISALTGGLVAQEALKVITRQYVPLDNTCIFDGVRSRSEMYRL, encoded by the exons ATGACTGATACTTTCCCTGCTGCCCTGGTAGGGCCGTCttcgaaggagaggaagtACGATCGCCAACTACGTTTGTGGGCTGCGAGCGGGCAGCAAGCTCTTGAAGAGTCTCGTGTTTTATTGGTCAACTCCGATGGTTCCTGGGGAGATCAAGGCACTGGAGTATCGGGCGTGGCTGGCGTCGAAACCCTCAAGAACCTTGTGCTCCCCGGCATTGGTGGCTTCACCATTGTAGATCCTGCTGTTGTTACAGAGCCTGATCTGGGAGTGAACTTCTTTCTCGAGTCAGAGAGTCTGGGGAAATCTAGAGCTGAGGAAACCTGCCGCCTGTTGAGAGAGTTGAACCCAGATGTCGAAGGAAGTTTTCGTCCAAAG TCCATCTCAGAAGTCTTGCAACAGGAGCCAGACTTTCTTGCGCAGCATAGGCTGGTGTTGATATCCGGTCCTGTGAAACGTTCTACTTTAGATACTGTTTGCAACGCTGCCAAGGCACTGAATATCCCAGTGCTATATCTGCGCTCTGTCGGGTTCTACTCTGTCTTTTCCCTTCAGCTTCCAGCAGATTTTCCCATAGTAGAGACACATCCGGATCCTGAAGCGACACAAGACCTTCGTCTTCTTAACCCATGGCCAGAATTGGCAGCGGCTGGCGCCAGCATTAGCAACCTGGACAGTATGGACGACCACCAACATGGCCACGTGCCGTATGTATTGTTACTGCTTCACTACCTGGAAAAGTGGAAACAAGCCCATGACGGCAAGGTGCCTTCAAATTACAAGGAGAAATCAGAGTTCAGGGAGTTTGTTCGGGCTAGTGCCAGGACGAATAATGCCGAAGGAGGCGAAGAGAACTATGACGAGGCAGTTGCTGCGGTACTGAAATCATTGAATCCATTCAGTTTGCGCGGCTCAATCCGTGAGATTTTCGAGATGGACCAGTGCAAGAACCTCAAACAGAACTCAGCTGAATTCTGGCTCATTGCGGCAGCTGTTCATGAATTTTACCAAACGCACAAGGTGCTCCCTCTGCCTGGCTCGCTACCTGACATGAAAGCTCAATCGGCCGACTATGTCTCTCTTCAAAATATCTACAAATCGAAAGCAAGAAAGGACGTGGAAGAGGTAACAGCAACAGTCAGAAGGCTCGAAGCTCAGTTGGGACCACGGGCGGCCGTCATTCCCGACAAAGATATTGAGATATTTTGCAAGAACGCTGCTCACATCAAAGTTATTCATGGCCGTGATATCCCTCGCATCAACGGCGACGCGCAGACTCTGAAAGCGATCACAGATAACCTCAGCTCTTCCGAAGCACTTGTTCCGATCTTCATTGCCTGTCAAATTCTGGATGACATCGTGACCGACATTCAGGAATCCAATATCGCTGATGTATCTCTTGATGACGAGTCCCTGTGGAATACCCACATTCAACAAGTCATCAGTAATCTTGCCTCCGATCCTACTGCTATTGACGAACGAGCACgggagaagatcttggaagCTACGCAAGAGTTGAGACGCACAGAAGGTGGGGAGCTACATAACATATCCGCTCTCACAGGTGGGCTAGTGGCGCAGGAAGCACTGAAGGTGATCACAAGGCAGTATGTGCCACTGGACAACACATGCATATTTGATGGCGTACGGAGTCGCAGCGAGATGTACAGGTTGTGA
- a CDS encoding putative DNA polymerase delta subunit 4, with translation MPTTRRRRGNTAASRSGQSTLSFGGKSRVTKPSATSTQSQKTKHLEPISAAVSSTEEVPDPDQVPVAPSEPSQPHVAELAVRQQAQEEIQQPLSEEDQKAIRITEQELQRYWKKEEQTRKAPRVHQEDLSLHEKILRHFDLSSQYGPCIGIARLKRWRRAKMLDLNPPIEVLAVLLKEKDTVKQRAYVDELLS, from the exons ATGCCCACCACTCGTCGCCGTAGAGGCAACACTGCCGCCTCCCGCTCAGGTCAGTCGACGCTTTCATTCGGTGGAAAGTCCAGAGTCACCAAGCCATCGGCCACATCGACACAATCTCAGAAGACCAAACACCTCGAACCAATCTCAGCTGCTGTTTCCTCGACCGAAGAGGTCCCAGACCCGGATCAAGTGCCAGTCGCTCCCTCGGAGCCGTCACAGCCGCACGTTGCGGAGCTCGCTGTCAGACAGCAAgcccaggaggagatccagcAACCGCTGAGcgaggaggatcagaaggCGATCAGGATCACAGAACAGGAACTGCAGCGGTAttggaagaaggaggagcagacaAGGAAGGCACCTCGAG TCCACCAGGAAGATCTATCATTACACGAGAAAATACTGAGACATTTTGATCTGTCTAGTCAGTATGGG CCATGCATCGGAATTGCTCGGCTAAAGCGCTGGAGACGTGCGAAGATGCTGGACCTCAATCCTCCTATCGAAGTCCTGGCTGTCTTGCTGAAAGAGAAAGACACGGTGAAGCAGAGAGCTTATGTCGATGAGTTGCTGTCTTGA
- a CDS encoding arrestin C-terminal domain-containing protein — translation MAAFVRVSGPPNGNFLIGYPGISATMPRIEGKVEIRPSVGITAPVNISLVTVSLHRRETIHPSADSVTKKHLAPPRKELTDIVGKEMLLFRCPAGREYEEVISMDLPFVLFIPFGRGGSDSSRRVPPASLQLPSRTAETYYEIVVTVQQGQSEQRKYAFPVPISRYDTLSTFGMYNRPESAERVTDHLVTLGISLPRWSYGPLDPVSVYVKLSPNPDWMTKARKVTINKITIGIDEEIIYNHEGDEPQRKVKTLVKRTEQIGVKLPPTGFLTNLGLVFPAKDLRDAEGILPRGKAAFPTYAVSGFTTTASLYKIEYYLTVKAHLTSARDITIRQPIVVCPLDHAGCKEEMEAIEQAARDAVHVNPDNPMLPLPSIVRPNDPNALRHLGVAIVGNQKKPLID, via the exons ATGGCCGCCTTCGTGCGAGTGTCAGGCCCGCCGAATGGTAATTTTCTGATCGGCTACCCTGGTATCTCTGCGACTATG CCGCGAATTGAAGGTAAAGTCGAAATCAGACCGAGCGTCGGCATCACCGCACCTGTCAACATATCCCTCGTGACCGTATCTCTCCATCGCCGTGAGACAATACACCCGTCAGCGGACTCGGTGACCAAGAAACATCTTGCGCCCCCCAGGAAGGAACTGACGGATATTGTCGGCAAGGAGATGCTGCTTTTCCGATGTCCGGCCGGTCGAGAATATGAGGAAGTAATATCCATGGATTTACCTTTTGTTCTCTTCATCCCGTTCGGACGTGGTGGATCGGACTCTTCAAGACGTGTTCCTCCCGCCAGCCTGCAGCTCCCCAGTCGCACTGCGGAGACATACTACGAGATTGTCGTGACCGTCCAGCAGGGACAATCGGAACAAAGGAAGTATGCATTTCCAGTCCCGATCTCGCGATACGACACGCTATCCACGTTTGGAATGTACAATCGCCCTGAGTCGGCGGAACGCGTGACAGATCACTTGGTGACTTTAGGAATCTCGTTACCGCGATGGTCTTATGGGCCTCTCGACCCCGTCAGTGTCTACGTCAAGCTATCACCAAATCCGGACTGGATGACCAAAGCAAGGAAAGTCACAATCAACAAGATTACCATCGGTATCGATGAGGAGATCATTTACAACCACGAGGGAGATGAACCGCAGCGCAAGGTTAAAACACTGGTCAAACGAACAGAACAGATTGGCGTGAAGCTGCCGCCCACCGGCTTCTTGACGAACCTGGGCTTGGTATTTCCAGCAAAGGATCTGCGAGATGCAGAGGGAATTCTTCCTAGAGGTAAAGCAGCTTTCCCAACGTATGCTGTGAGCGGCTTTACTACTACAGCAAGTCTCTACAAAATCGAGTACTATTTGACAGTCAAG GCTCATTTGACGTCTGCTCGAGACATTACGATTCGACAGCCAATCGTCGTTTGTCCTCTTGACCATGCGGGGTGCAAAGAAGAAATGGAAGCCATCGAGCAAGCTGCTCGGGATGCAGTCCACGTAAACCCAGACAACCCTATGTTACCTCTCCCGTCTATTGTACGGCCCAATGATCCCAACGCCCTGCGACATCTCGGAGTGGCAATTGTTggaaaccagaagaagccgcTAATCGATTGA
- a CDS encoding putative ubiquitin-protein ligase (Asi3) — MSFVQDTATILATPAATTSASAMQSVNSTAITTAQYSLLSSPRELLTLPLRGLRQAESLAFSTIPRQLSRLVGLPDMATRISGHAPGTGSAADAAVAATQAVAGAAGERMADAATQMETGVYLAEFLQAMRRFSGFFSYLTSRWSLACFAVGIILNRITIYASTRRHLTLDFHRRMALRIIPIVLFISQILVLLRAIRCQTSPDYPLIRYGTSGKRLSLDHAGGGGFLYSLSSTLLSWESDQQSCSAVKMGRPANESDVSYGSFVFLWPVFLRLCLSHFVETLSCALQGRAVVTEAGMSIFEHSLAFAEAESMISQSIGFGLFGLSKHASSKDSSSSSSESAHSNLQLLSRSQVLERMNVTPELLLIALISCCNSLTSNILDVLGQQSRYRLFNTAFWGLCFMSAMVWGLLTGSPTGSDTGVLKFPTVCIVDFVPHLLVLLGIVICAIIYVVALLITAFSLPMDDGQPLSLRERFSLAHENMQGANQIRNIRFNRHEDFYTTLLRIGYTALTAASEAVFLNEGKAVVARPMTWLEEDRLAEIEKSRRSRSFQRSSRSYDQDVPFTGVEPITFDISEPSPEWESGYGKEKQIEKPKGGPRSVRSQTDPGSVGAFRGATRCYHGFSFFRGIFYLIFKWSAYGFDRILDRIGLSARPQWLKVLLGSRRRGQEGNSSSRAESLDFWILTDEGELELPGDYEFDVEKEMRKRELSIAPKWEESDEKRLDEKLYGWWRAGGSWGNQDQSPDYVPSDSDDLCDTTSVVSMSTNAESEWEDESDGRRTPTQRSPYPAGVSRESTPVDEPLVDVGSLARLLDPRDQESRHEARILAAHLAAGRDGRIMTRRQFQQKMERERAQVLLSSRFSGSSGQQTGKEKRKPTPEEESEMLEKFILTRRSEANRANPEAQTWESGASGLGPDGPPCVICQANPRSIITWPCRCLCICEECRVSLAMNNFGSCVTCRQEVGGFVRLWVP; from the exons ATGTCGTTCGTTCAGGATACCGCGACCATCCTTGCAACTCCAGCCGCCACAACTTCGGCATCCGCCATGCAATCTGTCAACTCTACAGCAATTACCACCGCCCAATATTCGCTGCTCTCGTCGCCTCGCGAGCTCCTCACTCTCCCATTACGTGGTTTGCGCCAGGCAGAGAGCCTTGCCTTTTCGACTATTCCGCGACAACTCTCGAGGTTAGTGGGGCTACCGGATATGGCGACTCGGATCTCAGGTCATGCCCCTGGAACAGGATCAGCGGCCGATGCGGCGGTAGCAGCAACACAGGCGGTGGCTGGAGCGGCAGGAGAGAGGATGGCTGATGCTGCCACGCAAATGGAAACAGGTGTTTATTTGGCAGAGTTTCTCCAAGCAATGAGGAGATTTAGCGGGTTCTTTTCATATCTGACCAGTCGGTGGTCCTTGGCTTGTTTTGCAGTG GGTATAATTTTGAATCGTATCACGATCTATGCTTCGACCAGACGACATCTCACTCTAGACTTTCACCGACGCATGGCGCTGCGAATCATTCCCATTGTACTGTTCATCTCTCAGATCCTCGTCTTACTTCGTGCTATACGGTGTCAAACATCTCCTGATTACCCCCTCATCCGTTACGGAACCTCTGGGAAACGGTTGTCGCTTGATCATGCTGGTGGGGGCGGGTTCCTCTATTCTCTCAGTTCCACACTTTTATCATGGGAGTCCGATCAACAATCCTGCAGCGCGGTGAAGATGGGTCGGCCCGCCAACGAATCGGATGTTTCTTACGGCTCATTCGTTTTCTTGTGGCCTGTTTTTTTGCGGCTCTGTCTCAGCCACTTTGTTGAGACCCTCTCTTGCGCTTTGCAGGGAAGAGCGGTCGTGACCGAGGCTGGCATGTCTATCTTTGAGCATTCCCTTGCCTTCGCCGAGGCAGAGTCGATGATAAGTCAATCCATTGGCTTTGGGTTATTTGGCCTTTCCAAGcacgccagcagcaaggacagctcgtcatcttccAGCGAGTCCGCCCACTCGAATCTTCAGCTGCTTAGCAGATCGCAGGTCTTGGAACGAATGAACGTTACTCCCGAGTTGCTCTTGATTGCTTTGATCTCTTGTTGCAACAGCTTGACGTCCAACATTTTGGACGTGCTCGGTCAACAAAGCCGGTATCGCCTATTCAATACCGCTTTCTGGGGTCTTTGCTTTATGTCTGCTATGGTATGGGGTCTATTGACTGGCTCACCGACGGGCAGCGACACTGGCGTACTTAAATTTCCCACGGTTTGCATTGTTGACTTTGTACCTCACCTATTGGTATTACTAGGCATTGTCATTTGTGCGATTATTTATGTAGTCGCTCTCCTGATCACGGCTTTCTCATTACCAATGGACGATGGGCAGCCGCTTTCGCTTCGCGAACGATTTTCACTCGCCCACGAAAACATGCAAGGAGCGAACCAGATTCGGAATATCCGCTTCAACCGGCATGAGGATTTCTACACCACATTACTCCGGATTGGGTACACTGCTTTAACTGCTGCTAGTGAAGCGGTCTTTCTGAATGAAGGGAAAGCGGTCGTTGCACGTCCGATGACatggttggaggaggatagACTGGCGGAGATTGAAAAGTCCCGACGTTCACGCTCCTTCCAGCGCAGTTCAAGGTCCTACGACCAGGACGTGCCATTTACAGGTGTCGAACCGATCACCTTCGATATTTCAGAACCATCGCCAGAATGGGAAAGTGGGTATGGAAAGGAGAAACAGATCGAGAAACCTAAAGGCGGACCACGGTCTGTACGGTCTCAAACCGACCCTGGCAGTGTTGGCGCATTCCGAGGCGCGACCAGATGCTACCacggcttctctttctttcgTGGCATTTTCTATCTCATCTTCAAGTGGAGCGCCTATGGATTCGACAGAATACTCGACCGAATCGGCCTCAGTGCGCGACCACAATGGCTGAAGGTTCTACTGGGGTCACGCCGACGGGGCCAAGAGGGAAATAGTAGCAGTCGGGCAGAATCGCTGGATTTCTGGATCCTGACTGATGAAGGCGAACTTGAGCTTCCTGGAGACTATGAGTTCGACGTAGAAAAGGAAatgcgaaagagggagcttTCCATTGCACCGAAATGGGAGGAATCTGACGAGAAGCGTCTCGATGAGAAGCTCTATGGTTGGTGGAGAGCCGGCGGCTCGTGGGGTAACCAGGATCAAAGTCCCGACTATGTACCCTCTGACAGCGACGATCTTTGTGATACCACCAGCGTCGTATCTATGTCAACAAATGCTGAATCAGAGTGGGAAGACGAATCTGATGGCCGACGTACACCTACTCAACGCAGCCCATACCCAGCAGGTGTCTCGCGGGAGAGCACCCCTGTTGACGAGCCGTTGGTGGATGTTGGCTCTTTAGCGCGCCTCCTCGACCCTCGTGACCAGGAAAGCCGACATGAGGCACGTATCCTAGCTGCTCATCTAGCTGCCGGGCGAGATGGGCGCATTATGACGCGACGTCAATTCCAGCAAAAGATGGAGCGCGAGAGAGCGCAGGTTCTTCTATCCTCCCGGTTCTCAGGGAGTTCTGGGCAGCAGACGGGTAAAGAGAAGCGGAAACCGACTCCGGAAGAAGAATCTGAGATGCTCGAGAAGTTCATTCTGACTCGTCGATCGGAAGCCAATCGTGCCAATCCTGAGGCGCAGACGTGGGAATCAGGCGCCTCGGGCCTCGGACCGGACGGTCCACCGTGTGTTATCTGCCAGGCCAATCCACGTTCGATCATAACATGGCCATGCCGATGCCTTTGTATATGCGAGGAATGCAGAGTGAGCCTTGCTATGAACAATTTCGGCAGCTGTGTGACCTGCCGCCAGGAGGTTGGAGGGTTTGTAAGGTTATGGGTACCATAG